In one Candidatus Woesearchaeota archaeon B3_Woes genomic region, the following are encoded:
- a CDS encoding NAD-dependent malic enzyme → MNIQEESLEIHERLKGKLEIKSKLPLKNKKDMSLAYTPGVAEPCRYIAKNKEDVYKYTFKGNSVAVISDGSAVLGLGNIGAEAALPVMEGKAILFKEFGNIDAFPICLESQDVQKNIETIRNIAPVFGGINLEDFKAPECFEIEAQLQNLGIPVMHDDQHGTAIVSLAGLINALKVVNKKIEEVKIVFSGAGAAGIAVAKMLLNYGATNIILCDSKGILYEERGDLNKHKEEIALLTNKEKIKGSLADAIKGSDVFIGVSVKGLVSKEMVSSMAKDSIVMAMANPDPEIMPDDAKEAGAKVIATGRSDFPNQVNNVLGFPGVFRGALDARAKRITEDMKLAAAKALASVIENPTPDEILPYATNKEIVPKVSKAVKEAWENNNI, encoded by the coding sequence ATGAATATACAAGAAGAATCTTTGGAAATACATGAGAGACTAAAAGGCAAATTAGAGATTAAATCTAAATTACCTTTAAAGAATAAGAAAGATATGTCTTTGGCTTATACGCCTGGTGTTGCTGAGCCATGTAGATATATTGCTAAAAACAAAGAGGATGTTTACAAATATACATTTAAAGGAAATTCTGTTGCTGTTATTTCTGATGGAAGTGCTGTTTTGGGATTAGGAAATATAGGTGCAGAGGCTGCTTTGCCTGTTATGGAAGGTAAAGCAATTTTATTCAAGGAGTTTGGAAATATTGATGCTTTTCCTATTTGTTTAGAATCACAAGATGTTCAGAAGAATATAGAGACAATAAGAAATATTGCTCCTGTTTTTGGGGGAATTAATCTAGAGGATTTCAAAGCTCCTGAATGTTTTGAAATTGAAGCTCAATTACAGAATTTAGGAATTCCAGTTATGCATGATGATCAGCATGGAACAGCAATTGTTTCTTTGGCTGGATTGATTAATGCTTTGAAAGTTGTTAATAAGAAAATTGAAGAAGTTAAGATTGTTTTTAGTGGTGCTGGTGCTGCTGGAATTGCAGTAGCTAAGATGTTATTGAATTATGGTGCTACTAATATTATTTTGTGTGATTCTAAAGGAATTTTATATGAAGAAAGAGGGGATTTAAACAAACATAAAGAAGAAATTGCTTTATTAACAAATAAAGAAAAAATAAAAGGTTCTTTAGCAGATGCAATTAAAGGATCTGATGTTTTTATTGGTGTTTCTGTTAAGGGTTTGGTTAGTAAAGAGATGGTTTCTTCAATGGCAAAAGATTCTATTGTTATGGCAATGGCAAATCCTGACCCAGAGATAATGCCTGATGATGCAAAAGAGGCAGGAGCAAAGGTTATTGCAACTGGAAGAAGTGATTTTCCAAACCAGGTTAATAATGTTTTAGGATTTCCAGGAGTTTTTAGAGGAGCTTTAGATGCAAGAGCTAAGAGGATAACTGAAGATATGAAGTTAGCTGCTGCAAAAGCATTGGCTTCTGTTATTGAAAATCCAACACCAGATGAAATATTGCCTTATGCTACTAATAAGGAAATTGTTCCTAAAGTATCTAAAGCTGTTAAAGAGGCTTGGGAAAACAATAATATTTAA
- the eutD gene encoding phosphate acetyltransferase (in Salmonella this enzyme is required for ethanolamine catabolism; has higher affinity for CoA than Pta) encodes MEVDVIGIMEEVAKKKPAKVLICEGWDERCLRSTADILKNKLAKIVLLGNPKEIEEKVKEFGVDVSEAEVVDYKNSELKDELAEKLVEVRKHKGMTLDEAKKLIEDENYFGCMYVYCGHADAVAGSAIRSTAALMRPALQILREKGRIVSEVSIMNDVKNDRVIFGSDFSMNIDPDADGLAQITLNAVSCVNEFGIEPKVGLLSFSTKGSGGNSPALETIREAVEIVKKEMPDLVIDGELQVDAAMNSDAAKSKCPDSPLKGEANTLIFPNLMAANIFAHGLGQFSDMSFYFTVLKGLVKPVVILGRTMPLESVRNMIVSCAMQVNS; translated from the coding sequence ATGGAAGTTGATGTAATAGGGATTATGGAAGAAGTTGCAAAGAAAAAGCCTGCTAAGGTTTTAATTTGTGAAGGGTGGGATGAAAGGTGTTTAAGATCAACAGCAGATATTTTGAAAAATAAATTGGCTAAAATTGTTTTACTAGGAAATCCTAAAGAGATTGAGGAAAAGGTAAAAGAATTTGGTGTTGATGTTAGTGAAGCAGAGGTAGTTGACTATAAGAATTCTGAATTAAAAGATGAATTAGCTGAAAAATTAGTTGAGGTTAGAAAACATAAGGGTATGACATTAGATGAAGCTAAAAAACTTATTGAAGATGAGAATTATTTTGGGTGTATGTATGTCTATTGCGGTCATGCAGATGCTGTAGCTGGCTCTGCTATTAGATCTACAGCTGCTCTTATGAGACCTGCTTTGCAAATATTAAGAGAAAAAGGCAGAATTGTTTCTGAAGTTTCTATTATGAATGATGTTAAAAATGATAGAGTTATTTTTGGTAGTGATTTTAGCATGAATATAGATCCAGATGCTGATGGTTTGGCACAAATAACATTAAACGCTGTTAGTTGTGTAAATGAGTTTGGTATAGAACCTAAAGTAGGTTTGTTGTCTTTTTCAACAAAAGGTAGTGGAGGAAATAGTCCTGCTTTAGAAACGATAAGAGAAGCAGTTGAAATTGTTAAAAAAGAAATGCCTGATTTAGTTATAGATGGTGAATTACAGGTTGATGCTGCTATGAATAGTGATGCTGCTAAAAGTAAGTGTCCTGATTCTCCATTAAAAGGAGAAGCAAATACATTAATATTTCCAAATTTAATGGCTGCTAATATTTTTGCTCATGGTTTAGGGCAGTTTTCAGATATGAGTTTTTATTTTACAGTTCTGAAAGGTCTTGTAAAGCCGGTTGTTATACTTGGAAGAACAATGCCTTTGGAATCTGTTAGAAATATGATTGTAAGCTGTGCAATGCAGGTAAACTCGTGA